From the genome of Thermodesulfobacteriota bacterium, one region includes:
- a CDS encoding ABC-F family ATP-binding cassette domain-containing protein, giving the protein MSLLTVVKASLSFAGRQIFSEIGLQVEPRDRIGLVGPNGSGKTTLLRLIMGEVSPDSGEVIVTKDTRVGYLPQSIQETLSGPILQSVIDSVPGRVDMENELRKAEASLEEASRKRDQTSIAEKLGEIHQEINRLDLEYPRHAAEKILLGLGFVTSDFDRLVSSLSSGWKMRAALASLLYQRPDLLLLDEPTNHLDIPSVHWLEQFLKDYSGAMILVSHDRDFINRQINRIISFGQEGMKSYSGNYDFYLKAREEEHRTLEANARKQEQRVKEAEKFIERFRAKASKARQAQSKIKLLNKMELVKTHRREKAPHFSFPAAPRSGMVVVSIKGMSKGFDERPLYKDINLSVLRGERTAIIGPNGYGKTTLLRMVAGEIEPDKGEISLGHKVSMSYFAQHHSDMLDHQKTVIEEVYQVSPDESIGFVRGVCGAFLFSGQDVDKTIGVLSGGERARVSLAKLLIKPGNLMVMDEPTNHLDISSSEALIDALSEYNGTLLFVSHNQSFVNRLATKIWDIRGGGIVEYPGNLDEYYFHIAMAEEEPANGYDQGTLCERRRGKKASVKKGQDRKKEKRGKAEKRQLIYGTLKPIMTEVGRLEERIAELEARQEDLERLLEEPNIFNDNDRGVLLLKEYKAVREEQDELLLKWERTQDKLETRRRELSDCLAGRDVL; this is encoded by the coding sequence ATGAGTCTTCTGACAGTCGTAAAAGCCTCACTTTCATTTGCCGGGAGGCAGATTTTTAGTGAAATAGGGTTACAGGTAGAACCGAGAGACCGGATAGGCCTGGTAGGTCCAAACGGATCCGGGAAAACCACTCTGCTCCGGCTTATCATGGGGGAGGTTTCCCCTGACAGTGGAGAAGTCATCGTAACAAAAGACACCCGGGTAGGCTACCTGCCCCAGAGCATACAGGAAACCCTGTCAGGACCTATCTTGCAATCTGTTATTGATTCCGTTCCCGGGCGGGTAGACATGGAAAATGAGCTTAGAAAGGCAGAGGCATCTCTTGAAGAAGCATCTCGTAAACGGGATCAAACGAGCATCGCCGAAAAACTGGGAGAGATACATCAGGAGATCAACCGGCTCGACCTGGAATACCCGCGTCATGCGGCGGAAAAGATACTGTTGGGGCTTGGGTTTGTGACTTCTGATTTTGACAGACTTGTTTCTTCTCTAAGCAGTGGATGGAAAATGAGAGCGGCACTGGCCAGTCTTCTATACCAGAGACCCGACTTGCTCCTCCTGGATGAGCCTACTAACCACCTTGACATCCCGTCCGTGCATTGGCTTGAACAGTTTCTGAAGGACTACAGTGGTGCTATGATTCTTGTGTCCCATGACAGGGATTTCATAAACCGGCAGATCAATCGAATTATCAGCTTTGGTCAGGAAGGGATGAAATCTTACAGCGGCAATTACGATTTCTACCTGAAAGCCCGTGAGGAAGAGCACAGAACCCTTGAGGCAAATGCCAGAAAGCAGGAGCAAAGAGTTAAAGAGGCGGAGAAATTTATTGAAAGATTTCGTGCCAAGGCCAGTAAAGCCAGACAGGCACAGAGCAAGATTAAATTGCTCAACAAAATGGAACTGGTTAAAACCCACCGCAGAGAAAAGGCACCCCATTTTTCCTTCCCTGCCGCTCCTCGAAGTGGAATGGTTGTCGTGTCCATCAAAGGTATGTCAAAAGGGTTTGATGAAAGGCCTTTGTATAAAGACATTAACTTGAGCGTGTTAAGGGGGGAAAGGACAGCCATTATCGGGCCAAACGGATATGGTAAGACAACCTTGCTCAGGATGGTTGCCGGTGAAATAGAACCGGATAAGGGAGAGATATCGTTGGGGCACAAGGTCAGTATGAGCTATTTTGCACAGCATCACTCAGACATGCTTGACCATCAAAAGACAGTGATTGAAGAGGTGTACCAGGTTTCTCCGGATGAGAGTATCGGTTTCGTAAGAGGGGTCTGTGGGGCATTCCTGTTCTCAGGGCAGGACGTGGACAAGACTATAGGTGTTCTATCTGGGGGAGAAAGGGCCCGTGTCTCACTTGCAAAGCTTCTTATCAAGCCCGGAAATCTTATGGTGATGGATGAACCAACCAACCATCTTGACATTTCATCTTCAGAGGCATTGATCGATGCGCTTTCTGAATACAACGGAACCCTGCTTTTTGTATCGCATAACCAGTCATTTGTCAACAGGCTGGCAACAAAGATATGGGATATAAGAGGAGGCGGAATCGTAGAGTACCCGGGAAATCTGGACGAATATTATTTCCATATTGCCATGGCAGAGGAGGAACCTGCTAACGGTTATGACCAGGGGACATTATGTGAAAGAAGAAGGGGGAAGAAGGCATCGGTCAAAAAGGGGCAGGATCGAAAAAAAGAAAAAAGGGGGAAAGCAGAAAAACGGCAACTGATATACGGTACGCTGAAACCGATCATGACCGAAGTGGGTCGTTTGGAAGAACGAATTGCTGAGCTTGAAGCAAGGCAGGAAGATCTGGAAAGACTGCTTGAAGAACCGAACATCTTTAATGATAACGACAGGGGTGTTCTGCTTCTTAAAGAATACAAAGCAGTCAGGGAAGAGCAGGATGAGTTACTTCTGAAATGGGAAAGGACTCAGGACAAGCTGGAAACAAGAAGAAGGGAGCTGTCAGACTGTCTGGCAGGGAGAGATGTTTTATGA
- the typA gene encoding translational GTPase TypA: MKRENLRNIAIIAHVDHGKTTLVDGMLHQAGIFRANEKVQERVMDSIDLEREKGITIMAKNTAVTYNGIKINIIDTPGHADFGGEVERTMKMADGVLLLVDASEGTLPQTRFVLKKALELNLPVILVINKIDRSDARIEEVLNEVYDLFIDLDATEDQLEFPIVYTNAKQGVAKRNLSDKSGNLMPLFELILGTIPAPEGDNNAVLQYLVTNIDYNDYLGRLAIGKVFSGSIRIGDNVAVINGDGNAVKRNISSMYTFHGLEREEAKKVSVGDIVVLAGIEGINIGDTITEIENPKPLPRIKVDEPTISMVFSVNTSPFAGREGRYVTSRNLRERLEKELLYNVSIKVDFTNTDSFKVMGRGELQLAILIEMMRREGYELSVSMPEIITREVNGALHEPIELLVIDLPEEFIGVVTQQVGLRKGKMQKMHNNGRGRVRLEFRIPSRGLIGFRSQFLTDTRGTGLLNHLFDGYESWHGHMSKRQTGALVSDRNGKSTTYALVHLQPRGTIFIKENTPVYEGMIIGENSRDNDLDVNVTKEKALTNMRAAGSDEALQLVPPRLLTLEQSIEFIREDELVEVTPQSIRLRKGVLDVNKRPKWKS; encoded by the coding sequence ATGAAACGAGAGAATTTAAGGAATATCGCCATTATTGCCCATGTTGATCATGGCAAAACGACCCTTGTGGATGGCATGCTTCATCAGGCCGGTATTTTTCGTGCCAATGAAAAGGTGCAGGAAAGGGTCATGGACAGTATTGACCTGGAGCGGGAAAAGGGAATTACCATTATGGCAAAGAATACCGCGGTTACATACAACGGTATAAAGATAAATATTATTGACACCCCGGGGCATGCCGATTTCGGCGGTGAAGTGGAAAGAACAATGAAGATGGCGGATGGTGTTCTCCTGTTAGTTGATGCCTCCGAGGGTACGCTGCCTCAGACAAGATTCGTCCTGAAAAAGGCTCTTGAGCTGAATCTGCCGGTAATCCTGGTTATTAATAAAATAGACAGGTCTGATGCCAGGATAGAGGAGGTTTTGAATGAAGTCTATGACCTGTTCATCGACCTCGATGCTACAGAAGATCAACTGGAGTTTCCAATTGTCTATACTAATGCCAAACAGGGGGTTGCAAAACGCAATCTCAGTGACAAATCAGGCAATTTAATGCCGCTCTTTGAGCTTATCCTCGGAACTATCCCTGCGCCTGAAGGCGACAACAATGCCGTACTCCAATATCTGGTTACAAACATAGACTACAATGACTATCTGGGCAGGCTTGCCATAGGAAAGGTGTTTTCAGGGTCAATAAGGATTGGGGACAACGTGGCTGTAATAAATGGTGATGGAAATGCCGTTAAAAGAAATATAAGCTCAATGTACACCTTTCATGGACTTGAACGTGAAGAGGCAAAGAAAGTGTCTGTAGGTGATATCGTTGTACTGGCAGGGATTGAAGGCATCAATATCGGGGATACGATTACGGAGATTGAAAACCCAAAACCCCTTCCACGGATCAAGGTTGACGAGCCGACCATCTCAATGGTCTTTTCAGTGAATACCTCTCCCTTTGCCGGTAGGGAAGGAAGGTATGTTACCTCCAGAAATTTAAGGGAAAGGCTGGAGAAGGAATTGCTATACAATGTTTCCATAAAGGTCGATTTCACGAATACGGATTCATTTAAGGTTATGGGACGAGGAGAACTACAGCTTGCAATCCTCATAGAGATGATGAGGCGTGAGGGTTATGAGCTTTCAGTATCAATGCCCGAGATAATAACAAGGGAAGTAAACGGCGCATTGCATGAGCCCATTGAACTGCTCGTTATTGATTTGCCGGAAGAGTTTATTGGTGTGGTAACGCAGCAGGTTGGATTGAGAAAGGGAAAGATGCAGAAGATGCATAACAACGGACGCGGAAGGGTGAGGCTTGAGTTCAGGATACCCTCAAGAGGTCTGATAGGCTTCAGGTCACAGTTTCTCACCGACACGAGAGGTACCGGGCTTCTCAACCACCTGTTCGACGGGTACGAGTCATGGCATGGACACATGTCGAAAAGACAGACCGGTGCCCTTGTGTCTGACAGAAATGGCAAGTCAACCACATATGCGCTAGTCCATCTTCAGCCAAGGGGAACCATTTTTATTAAAGAAAACACACCGGTTTATGAAGGGATGATTATAGGCGAAAATTCAAGGGACAATGATCTGGACGTGAATGTTACAAAGGAAAAAGCGCTCACAAACATGCGGGCAGCAGGTTCTGACGAAGCATTGCAGTTAGTCCCTCCAAGACTACTGACTCTGGAACAGTCTATTGAGTTCATCAGAGAAGACGAATTGGTTGAAGTAACGCCACAGTCTATCAGGTTGAGAAAAGGAGTCCTCGATGTCAATAAGAGGCCGAAGTGGAAGTCCTGA